ATTGCTGATGCAGATGCGGGCTGGCCCTACATTGCCATGGAATTAATGCCTGGCAACACGTTGAAAACACTGATTGATGAAGAAGGCCCGCTGGAACCGCTGCGGGCGGTGCGTCTGGCAATTGAGATCGTTGATGGGTTGAATGAAGCCCACCGCAATGGGGTGATTCACCGCGATGTCAAGCCTTCCAACTGTTTCCTGACAGCCGACGGCCACGTGAAGGTGGGGGTGATTTTGGACTTTCCAAGGCGGTTGGCTCCAGCTCTAATGCTCGCGAAAAAGGGCTGACCCGCACAGGCACCTTTGTGGGGACAGTATGGTTTGCCGCACCAGAACAGATTAAGGGTGAAACGATTGGCTTTGATACCGATGTTTATTCGGTAACGGCCACATTGTTCTATCTGCTGACAGGTCAAGCCCCCCACCAATCGGACAGTTTGACCAGTTCAATGGCCAAAACGCTGTCCGAATCGCCAGCCTCTGCACGAATTCTGAACCCAAATGTCAGTAAATCGCTGGAACGGGTTCTGATGACCGGCCTGGAACGAGACCGCGAACGGCGGTATGGCACACTGGATGAATTGCGGGAAGATCTGGAAGCCCTGTTGCCCGAACGACAGTTGCCGGCCCGCCCACGCCTGCGGATTGCGGCCTATTGCATCGATCTGCTGCTGGTGGCACTGGTCGCACTGCCAATTGATATTCTGCTGGAACTTTCTGGTTTTAAACCACTCTTTCGAGTGGGGGTCTTCAACACCTCGTGGACGATGCTGATCATCATGTTCAGCTATTTCACTGTTGGTGAGGGATGGTATGGTACCACTCTGGGGAAAATTCTGATCGGCTTGCGAGTGATTCGCCACCGTCAGGTAGAACCGCCGGGCATCCCCAGGGCACTGGCGCGAATGTCGTTATTTCTGGCTCTCGTCTTTCTGACCGTCAATTTTGGCTGGCTGACGAGGCAGTTGATGAACTGGACGGGGATCATGATTCCCGGGCTGCCGATTGTCACCGCACTGATCGCTGCGGTGGCTGGCGGGATTGGCCTGTCGATCATGTTTCGCAAAAAGTGGGGCTTTCGAGCCCTGTACGACATGGCCACCGACTGTGCGGTCATTATTCGGATGCGTCTTCAATGCGAACTGCGGTTTGCCGCCCACGCAGGAAACTGGCTGGACGATCTGGCGAAAACACTACCGAAATCAAGCGACCTGCCTTCGATTCCGGGCGTGGAAGTCCTCGCCAGAATTGAGCAACCACCCGGTCACCCGCACCTGTTTCTGGCTAAAGATATTACCCTGAGCCGGCGATTGCTGATTGAACTGGAAGAGATTTCGGCTGATACGGAATTGATGGTCGATACTGGCCCCACCCGTTTGCGAAATACGGGCCGTGGGGAGCTTCAGTGGCAGAATCAACGGATGCGCTGGCTGGCATTCAACGCACCCCTGGGGGCGGCTTTTATTGATGTGGTTGATCCGGCGAAACCGCTGCAATGGCCACAGATTTACCCACTGCTGGTGCAACTGGTTGAAGAAATAGACCGTGGGCGGAAGGATGATTCGTTGCCGGAGCACCTCAATCTGGCACAATTGTGGCTGGAGCCGAATGGTCGTTTGAGAATTATCGACTTTGTACTGCCCAACAAACGGAATCTGCAAATTGCTGATGCGGAAAACGAAGTAAAATTACTGCGTGAATTCATTACGCTGGCATTTGAAGGTCAGCCACGGTGTTGTCAGCAGCCACCAGAGGCACCCCTGCCACTGGCGGCTCGTCAGGTCATTGAACAGATATTTGCCGACGACATTTATCCGGAACGATTAGCCCATGATCTGAACGACTTGCGAACGATGCCACGCAATACATCCACGACCCTGCGTGCGGCACATATTGGTGTGCAAAGTCTGCTGATGAGCATGGGCTTTGGTCTGTTGTTGTTGATTCCCACGTTTTTTCAATTCCAGCAGACCTACATCGCCCACCAGGAATACCGTAC
The Zavarzinella sp. DNA segment above includes these coding regions:
- a CDS encoding RDD family protein is translated as MTRTGTFVGTVWFAAPEQIKGETIGFDTDVYSVTATLFYLLTGQAPHQSDSLTSSMAKTLSESPASARILNPNVSKSLERVLMTGLERDRERRYGTLDELREDLEALLPERQLPARPRLRIAAYCIDLLLVALVALPIDILLELSGFKPLFRVGVFNTSWTMLIIMFSYFTVGEGWYGTTLGKILIGLRVIRHRQVEPPGIPRALARMSLFLALVFLTVNFGWLTRQLMNWTGIMIPGLPIVTALIAAVAGGIGLSIMFRKKWGFRALYDMATDCAVIIRMRLQCELRFAAHAGNWLDDLAKTLPKSSDLPSIPGVEVLARIEQPPGHPHLFLAKDITLSRRLLIELEEISADTELMVDTGPTRLRNTGRGELQWQNQRMRWLAFNAPLGAAFIDVVDPAKPLQWPQIYPLLVQLVEEIDRGRKDDSLPEHLNLAQLWLEPNGRLRIIDFVLPNKRNLQIADAENEVKLLREFITLAFEGQPRCCQQPPEAPLPLAARQVIEQIFADDIYPERLAHDLNDLRTMPRNTSTTLRAAHIGVQSLLMSMGFGLLLLIPTFFQFQQTYIAHQEYRTLQDSNNALTAMMQLPPEKAPAWVKKMPPQEIQVVMGYLEHEVDESEKLLEQQHSYMNQFERTVFEQVISELASEERPLPPISPNHLGGITESRVQDRLEAARSSNGKSLMLLQTGWALFFWPLCALVFNGGIGMWIAGVAVVNRHGLRANRMIVLVRSMLTWLPFYLVCILAMWIIVKHPELHDLRLFLLMLAPATLVAYLFLALRRPERSPVDQLFKTYIVPR